The sequence TGGAACAAAGGGAATAATTTTCTCCAATGATATAAGCCTTGGTGGGCTTAAGAATTGGATACAAGTAAATCTTTCTAAAGGAATGATCTATGCTAATATCAATCCCAATAATATGATGCTTGCATACTCTCCTGAGGATGTTATATGGAAGGATGAGTATATTGCGGAAAAAATTGAGACAAAAGCAGGATGGAATTTTCCTTCCCCTGATGATTTTTGGACCAGAGGATTTCCTCAGGAACTAAAGGATTTTGTATTAGCAGTAAGAGATAATAAAGATCCTATTTCTAATTTTGAACTAGCAAAGGAAACTGCAAAAGTTCTATATGCAGGATATTATTCCAGTGAGGAGGGAAGAAAGATTGACTTATTCTAGGAAAGAATGCCCAAGTACCCTTAAGGGTACCTGGGCATTAAATATTAATAGGAGGGATGTAGGATGAAAAGGTATTTCTTTACTTTCTCCTTTCTTTTAATTTTAATAATTTTATCATCTATTCAGGCTCAAAGCAATATTACTATTAAAGCGGCAACACCTTTTCCCAAGGGACATATCATAACTGAAGCTATGGAAAATTTCAAGTCTATAATTGAAGAACAGACTAAAGGAAGAATCATAGTAGAGCTTGAGATTGCCAAGGATACAGAAGAAGGAGTAAACGATAAATGTTCAAAGGGTTTAGTAGATATGCAATTTACTGGAGGAAGAGCTCTTGAAGTATTTGCAGGACAATATTTCTTCATGAATGCCCCATTTGTATTAAAAGATTATGAACATTTCTTCAGATTAATGAGAGGACCCATAGGAGAGAAAGCAAAGGCACAAATATTAGAAAAAGGAAATATGTATACATTAGGTTATCTTTATAGGGGATATAGACAAATGACTTCTAATAAGCTTATTCTTTATCCCTTTAATCTTAAAGGACTAAGATTAAGACTTCCTGTAGTTCCTACATGGGTAAAGGTATGGGAAGCTCTTGGAACAAAACCAGTGACTGTTCCTCTTACAGGACTATATCAAGCCTTGAAAGATGGAATTGCAGAGGCATCTGAGGGAGATCTAACTCAGATTTCTGGATTTAAATTATATGAAGTACAAAAATATTTGATAATTACAAACCACTTGGTGTCCTTTGGATGGGTACATATGTATAGACCAACCTTTGATAAGTTATCTTCTGCAGATAAAAAACTTATATCAGAAACTGTAGAAAAAGTATGTGATATGGCTACTAAGAAGCTTCTTGCTAGTGAAAATGATATTTTAAAATCTCTTCTTGATAAAGGAATGAAAGTAATATTCTTAGATAAGAAAACTTTGGATGCCATTAGAAACAAGGCAAAACCAGCAATAGAAGAACTATTTAGAACTACATGGCCTGTTACCACCTGGGAAGAAGTTCTAAAACAGTAAATTCCCCTCCTAAATT is a genomic window of Dictyoglomus sp. containing:
- a CDS encoding TRAP transporter substrate-binding protein, which encodes MKRYFFTFSFLLILIILSSIQAQSNITIKAATPFPKGHIITEAMENFKSIIEEQTKGRIIVELEIAKDTEEGVNDKCSKGLVDMQFTGGRALEVFAGQYFFMNAPFVLKDYEHFFRLMRGPIGEKAKAQILEKGNMYTLGYLYRGYRQMTSNKLILYPFNLKGLRLRLPVVPTWVKVWEALGTKPVTVPLTGLYQALKDGIAEASEGDLTQISGFKLYEVQKYLIITNHLVSFGWVHMYRPTFDKLSSADKKLISETVEKVCDMATKKLLASENDILKSLLDKGMKVIFLDKKTLDAIRNKAKPAIEELFRTTWPVTTWEEVLKQ